The Erigeron canadensis isolate Cc75 chromosome 1, C_canadensis_v1, whole genome shotgun sequence genome segment GATAAGTATGGGATGCAACAGGTAGTTGCAACGAGTTGAGGGAAGTTAAGTAGGCCCAAATATCTTTTGTCCAAAACATATAGatttaatataaagaaataAGCCTGTCAAAAATGATTACAACAAAGTATAGTATTACAACAAGGCAGTAATCCTTTCCAGAAAGATATGAAACTTAGGGAGACTATTTTGATAAAGTTCGGTTCACCTTCCAACTGTTCAACCAACCATTTTCTTCAgctaatacttttttttatattacccGTTAAAAATGAGACATAAGTTTTATGCTAACGGTGTAGATATTTGAGTATAATGAAAACTTAATATGAATAGAGAAATGAAAACACAGCTAATGAATGCATGATTATGCCTTACCTTGCTGCTTGTTCATGATAAAATCTGCCAGGTTGCTTCTGTCTAAGAACATGCAAATCACCACCCGGGCAATACTCCATAACTAGACATGATAGGCTCTCAGATACAAAATGAGCATAAAGAGTTGGTAGAAAAGGATGATCCAACATTCTCAAAATTTCTCTTTCGGTATGTGCTCTAGGCATCTTTTTCCTTCTCTCCAAGAACTCATTGTCCATCACTTTTATGGCAAACAGACAGTTTGTACCCACTAATTCAGCTAGATACACTGTACCGATGTCACCACAACCCAACTTCTTCAAGAGATTAAAATGTCTCAGTCCCATAAACCCGTTCTGTTTCATCATATCTTGAATTGCCTGCCATCTCATGTCCATTGACATATGAGGCCTATTCCCAATGCTACACCTGCTCATATTGCTATCTTCACTAATACTCGTGCTACTACTATATTCACCAATACTGCTGTTTGAACTTTGCGTGAACTCCGATTTATCTCCACTTTTTGATATCGTGTTACTGTATACAATAGACGCATTTGTACCACAGCTTGTAAGGGTAGAGTCATGTTTTACCACACCATTATTCCTCTTGAGATAATGAACCTCGCTCCTGGTACTTGTACAGGGAGGTGAACTCGGTTCCTTTTGTTCATCCTTTAAAGCACAATGACATCTTTGACATACTGGCTGACTTGTGTTTGTAACTGACGTAATATTTTCCATACTAGTTGAAGGTGACTCCTGCTTAGACTTCTTTTTCACGATGTTTTTGTTCCTGATTACCGTCTTGACTCGTGTTGACTTAACTAACTTACTATTGCTGGTAGAAGTACATGATGGGACATTTTGCAGCTTCCCTTTTCGCCTCAACTTCATGGTTGCTTTATTCACCGACTTAATTGGCATATCTTCGGAACAATTTGTAACTGAATTTGAAGACTCAGCAGCAGCAATATTACTAGATCTAGAACTAGAAGAAACAACCTTTTTCTCTTGTACAGGCTCAATCGTTGATAGATCATccccggtttctggttcttgtAAAATCTGATTCAGCCGAACTGCAATTCCCACTTTCTTCGTTGACATTGGACTACTGTTATATGACTTCAGCTTGGGCTCTTGCGGGTACTGAGGTGTCTTTCTTGAAGACATCGATGTGCTTTCTTCAGAACCAACTTTAAGCTCTTTAACTTCAGGTACAGAAGTACTACATTCACTTGCTTTAATAGGTTTGTACACATTTGGTAGCCTCCCAGAGTCGGAGAGAGCAGGAGAACCGGGAACCTTTGATAACCTTTTCATGGCAGCCATTTCTGATGCTTGAGAAATGCAAAGTCCCCGTAAAGCCTGCTTCAGAGATACAGGCTCAGGGTATCCAATCCCAGAGGTAGATGACGTACTCATCCTCATTGGTTTCTTTGATGGATTTCTTCTTGGCGTAACACCACCCATTTCATCAGGGTGAGTGAAACCATGGAACGAAGTTCTTACATTTATTCCCTCAAACAGCTTATTGATATCATCTTCTATAGTTTTACCCCCTTGAGGTTTTTTGCCTTTATCATTCACCTTTGCTTGGTGAATTTTCTTAAAACTATCACTTAACTTAGGCTCGTCGTCCAATTCGACGATCTCACAAGTGCCATGATGTGAACCCATCTAACAACTTGGGATCGATTACCAGTCCTTTCCTATGGCCAGAACTTACATATAAATAGATTAACTTAAACACTTACAAAATGCTTAAAAACCCTTCAGCCTTCTATCATGAGTTACAAATAAGAACCCCGATTCAATCATATCGTCCAAAATTCTTTAAGTCAAATGATACATGCACCAAATCCTGCAATACGACCAATTTAGAAAATAAGTTAGCCCCATCAATGCAACTTCCTTAAAGATCCTTACCTCATTATGTTCATACTATTAATAAAACTAATACAGCTCACAAACAATAAATCATTCAATATATCGAAAAAAGCTTTTCCCTTTAACATACTCATTTGATCAATATACCATCAGCAACAAAGATATCATCATAAAGgtacataatatattttttgaacgaCAAAATCTACTCGGCTACTCCGAAACTACCCCAAATAATCCTAATTCACTTACGCCCGGGATTAAATCCTGGACTTGCGACATGAGCCTCTACCAAGTGAGCTAACTCCGCATTGGCAGAATACATattaaaattactaaaaataacaatattgcatttagcatataacaattatataaactatatgCAGTAACATGGTTTTCTCAATctaaacatataacaaaataattcaCACTTATGAggcaataataataaaaccatATATGTTGTCAACTActacataaatatttattatactataataattaatataatatctaaatatatatatatatatatatatttcgataTTATAATTACTATATGTAGTAAGAAATATTATTGGCATCTTTTTTCCTAAAAGATTATAATGGTAAGCACAAACAGATCTACTAATTTTAGAAATTACAATTTCTCATTTCTATCCATCcattaataataactatattattattacatatcaaaaaatcaaaaaaatatataaaaacatacaacaCCTACATAGCAATAACACTAATAATTCAATATAAATAACAAACGCGGTTttagacaaataaaaaaaataaacaaaaagcatATAAAATAGTACTATGTTGAGTTGAAGTTGATGAATAAAtttaaaatcttgaaaaaagtGGATCTTACATGAAATAATAATTGAATGCTGATCTGCTAgggaagataaaaaaaaataatacagtataaaaagttaaaagattttgaaatggagAAAATGGGAGTTAGGGAAAGAAGCCCTAGggaaatgtgtgtgtgtgtgtgtgtgtgtttttgagatTTTGAGAAGGGAGACAAGAGCAGAGAATCTGAGAGATAGAGAGagataaagagaaaaaaagatatgtgaaaatgtgaaatattttattgtaaGGTGTAAAAAAAGGAGATATGTTTTGTTGAGTGTGATGTAAGTTGAAGATATATGTATAGACTTTACATTCTATGTTGTCTTTAACAATCCAACATTACACCATACCAAATCAATATAGAAATGTTTTAATGTtattaattttatgttaagtAAATAAGGTGATAAAATAATGGTAATTGAATGCGTGTTTATGGATTTATGTTTGTTTGGTTGCTCTCGTGACTAAATTCAATGTTTattttgaatgtgtttattttgcaatgtaaaaagaatatttttattaacactAAAACAAATTCATCTCCAATTTATAACATCAAATTGTTTTCCggacattttatatatttaaacttataATTACTAAATTACTTTGATTGTCATTCTCACATATACCACCTAGATAATCGGGAAAAATAGGAACAATTGCATCTTCTCAAATAAATAGTCTCTCATCGAATTTGCTTTCAGGAAACTCAAAAGAACTAGCTTTCATTGGTTTATTACTAAAGCTCATATTAATAAACTCCTgagtttaatgttaaaaaaaaaatactttgatTGTTTCAAcattaatttaattgttttaataaaaataatagttgGTATATATAAGCTAAtttaggttgtttttttttttatgtataatagcTTCAtcttatgatttttataagttGAAACTCATAAGCTTTATTTGgcaattttttattatactaaatgaCAGTTGCTCATAAGTTGAAACTAAGCACATTTTTCGATTTtctcaaattttcaatattgaccttttattatttaaataaatatataaacaccATATAAATGTCGACCATAAggttattaaaaattaaaaaaccataaGATAAACATTaccttattaaaaaatattaagtaaaaaattgaTAGGTACCCAAGTACCCATGTATCATAATCCCATAATCGGCTCTTTACACAATATTAAATTagataaatatacattatataaatatagatatttaatttaaagtttAATACAAACAACTCTATATCTTATCCCAAGCACACTACAAACATAGATCGATATACAACATCTCTATCTTAAACATAATAGGAATTACTAAATAGGGGAAATACATGATTCTAATGTCCATTTGTTACATTAAtttgcttttttattttataacattattgacattttaattaaacatttaCTTTTTGCGTATATTTTCAACTTAGAAACTAAaatcttttatgaattaaatgtatgaaaatattatattgataatgtcttAAGCTTGTGTCCAGTGTCGAACACGGGTATAAAATCTAGTCATATATTATAGCATAATATGCTTATTCACAtaagtttttaaattataaGTTACTTGATGAAACATACctaaatatagaaaaataaaacacgGTTTAATTAGGGTCATAAACTAGTTGtccaggtttttttttttttagtttcaacAACCAAAATTGACTATGTGTAGTTTTTGAAGAATTTCTAACcggtaactccgtttttgacgttTGAGCTATTCACAAAAAAGGAAAGAGTTTAATTTCTAATAGTTGTGGTTTAGAAGTTTACATCAATTTTAATCACAACTTATTAGTTGTTATATGACTATTGCTATAGTTGGCATTTTATGTGTCTATGAGAGTCGaacttattttatacatatttattcatAAGAATACATGTATTTATGTTACTAAAAATTGTATTTCTAtagaatttataaaaataaaaaataaaaagaatttgcCGGTGATGAATTTAATGACTCTCAAAAATCCCTTAATAATCTACAactataaatgtaaaaagtaaGATCGGAACCCTGATAAATTTTTCTAATTGCGAGTTATCAATTAGTAGTTGACTCTGtgcaattttttattttggtatCTCCGTCATTGCTCTCAAGCTTTTGGTAACTTTTGTCATGTAACATTGGCAAGGAAATCGGCATGGTGATGACAATGGAAAGAAAAATCGGCATGGTTTGAAAGCTTTGTGAAGCTTGTACTGTGAAGTGGGACAAGTTTAATCTTCCCATGACAAAATTTAGCATATGGTAACACCATCCTTATACTTTGACACTTTTAACATGCTTTGagctttaacaatttttttttttctttttggcacAATATTATGGCTTACTAACATGGTGATATATACTCACTCCTTTCGtcttctatatttatattatattactacTCTATAAAGCAAATTATTCCTTCCTCTTTAagtaactagattaatacccggtcggtgaccgggttaccTAGTAAACTTATTTTTGTACATTTTtcgatataatatatatagagtggggttattatatattaagattgtcAATACTTGACTTTACCGGAAATTCGACTTGAAACCGAATCAAAAAACTGGGTTAAAGTTATGAAATCTCGTAACCcgccaacttgatttttttgggTTGGGGTCAGATTGAATTTTTGGGTTAAAAAGTCAACccgtcaaataaaaaaaatttaaatttaaatgatacTTATACCAACCCATTTGATTCACCTGACCCAAAATCAACCCATTTGATATGCAAACCACCCAATCTTGACCCAATACTAAGGCATTTGGATATTTTTTGTGTGTTGGCGGTTTGGTTCAAGTAgacaagttaacaacttttggTGAGATTTCTAAGTCGATTTTGATATCTAGTTGGGTTTGGTTTGAATATTTTCAACCCGCTAACCCGAACCAGTTAGCTTAAActtgttataattatattataattatacttgtatttattttagttattgttGTATATAAAGTTGTTTATTCGtgtagtaaattttttttaagtcgATAGTTGGTGAAGTGGACCGTCATCACCCTCACCCGTTTTCATAAGTAAAGTTTATAATCAtcattattaaatttgatttaagtCAAAATTTAGATATTTTGATAAATCATTAACCATTTTGTACATTGTGGAGGTACGATTCCAATGTTTATTGTCGTATCGCATTTATACATTCAATAACTGTAGTATCTATAATTTTCGATTTTGATTCTTGATTTCCGATATTGAATTTGTTTTCACATCTCATATTCTACcagcaatatatatacatgctaattttttaatccataaaaacatGGGGTCAATCACTTATTTatcatacaataaatattaaaatattagtatgtgagaggctTCTATACCTAGCTTAGGTGCAAGACAGCTAAAATATATTGTATTGAACTAAAATTAGATTAGCTAAAACATCCTTGTATTGgactaaaattatatatactggtcattttttataaaaattcttcaAATGTAAATACTATGTCGAGGTTTAGATTTTTGTTTGTCATTGTAAGGTTGAGATTAAAAAGTTAAGTATTagtattttttaaagttattttgagaaacatgtgtttatgttttttttataatgataagCTCAAATCTACCATAAGTTATCAAAGATTTAATCATATGCAATTTATGAGATTGTGATTTGTGACTATGTTGTTATGCATTGATCATTGTCGTGTATTTTtgaactaataaaaaaatttgaacagCAGTATTTAAAACAattgaaaagttattatatttattagcttttgacttttatatttttagaaatttgattttgaatttcaagGGCTAAGATGAAAGGGTTTATGATTTTAGATGGTTAGGATTAAAAgttgtttcttatttttttctctatgctctaccaacaatatatatatatatatataagatttttaaaTGACCGTATTACcccctttttttatttactaatttaaacatcttcacttACTTACTTATAataccttaatgaaataaattacaacatagatcctccaacccttaaataaccatattaacctctcttacatcaattaatttacattcgtCACCACCACTGTCACCGCCGCACATCGCCACCACCACTGCCGCCGTTGTCACACCTTTGTcactaccaccatcaccgccgcatcgcgTGGTCATTCGTCTAGTAATATATTAACCTAATTACCATtaacaaaacaataattaaacccATTTTGTTATTCTTACTTCTTAATTAAACCCGTCAATCAAACATCTTTCCTAAGATGTTTCAAAGGAAAGACTATGTAcaagtaaaaaaatttataaaaccggtctgaaaagaagaaatctCCAAGTAGCTCATTGTTGTGGGTAAAAAGATACTTTATGAGTGGTTGATTGCTTCAGGGATTCACTTCATTGTAGGTGTTGGTGGTTAATTGCTATGGAAAGGAAAAATACGTACTTCGTATAATATGctgtaatatttatatattgtgatatgtattatgtaaattatgttGTGATATCATCAATAATAATTAACTTCGCTAAGAAAAAAGAAGTTCGTTTCATTTGAAATAACAATACTTGTATAAGTGATGTAGCATAGCTTTGACATGAAAACTAAAATGAAACTGTTTAGCAATGTCTTGAATGGCTATAATATATACAGCATTTCTAACAATAAAACATAAAGAAAGCTATTAAGCACATGGAGTAATACTCGGGTTAGGTAGATGATGTGGATGCTAACAtgttaaattaatttgtttgattCAATCAACTTAGATCTTTGATTTGAAGGTTAGTCATTTTATAATCACAATTCAAGCATATAAAATTAGCTAAGCTTTGTGAATTGTTTTCATTTCAACTCTTCACCAGcaacatttattaaaaaaaatgactaaCTAATTGAAAATAGTTTGAAATAGCATTAAAATACTTACATCAGAAAGAAGGATTTTTATTATTCACTCATTCTAAGTATATACATCATTACTTATTTACCAATAAAGAGTTAGCCCACCGGTAAGGAAAACACTTGATAACCTTAAGGTCTCAAGTTCGATCTATGTTTGACACATAAAACAATTCCTTTAAGGTatccgttaccaatgaagcatAGACTCACAAATGAAGattaaatacgcgggttcgatcGTTCAGGGTGCTCAGATCATGTGGGAATTGGGATGGAGGTATTATACCGGCATCATATGAAGTGGTGGAACCAAGATCGAACGTGACCCGTAGCACAAAATTTTTTCGTTAGCCTCGTATCGCCGCAAAGTAACGATAACGTTTAGACTGTTacaatttttagtattttattaagggtttttgtcttcttttttttgGTGTGTTTTATAGGTAAAAGGAAAGATATACCCTCACGTGGGTAGCACGTAATGGTGTTAACGACTTCTCATGGAAGGACGTTTGAGTCAAGAGCTTCCGGTGATCAAAAATGAAATTATATGGGCATCTAGAAGCATTAATCGACCACGGGGTGCAAAATGCTAATTTCGACCACCACAGGGGCCATTTGTGATATTAACCCTAAATTTGTTATTGGGTAAAAGACTTTTAAGTTTACTAGGTAACCCGATTACTGACCGGGTATTAGTCTAGTTATTGCATATTGCAAGAACGTGAAATAAAATTAGTCAAAAACTGAAAACgtattattttgttaattaagtatgacattatatttaatttaatggttTTTTAAACGCAACTTTACGGACTGCATTATAAGGTGCATcaaatagttgtatatttataaCTATCAGGGATGGAAATTTAGTATGAAAGGTATAAATTTTATATGCACGTTAAGTATAACATAAGAGAATTTAaagtttttcttaatttataaatatattaaagggaaaaatccataaaaataaaatctatagtTGCTTGTATCAATATTCCATACATCTTAACATCTTCTGCTTATATAGTATAGTTGCAATTTTTCTAATGATTTGTTATCATAGTAAATAAGTAATATTTTGTACAATTACATACAATAATTCACAAAACCTTATTATGTCTATTGATTCAAAATTAGCTTCAACCTGTCATAGTTATAGACTTATAGGTATCACAAACATAATTTTACGGCATGTAATTAAAGGTTTTTAGTTGATATTCAATTatgatttatatgtatatatatataccacataAATAATCAACCAATCAAGTGCTAATTAGAAGAAAACCATATATTTGAATGTAGACTATGAGAAGAGCTTTACTTGATGTTTCAATCAAAATTCAGTATAccccaacaaaaaaaatttgtcGGCCAAAAATATCCTTTGGGATACCAAGATACATCTAtcgtcaaaattaaaaataattatctaCATAATTTACTGCATATTATTAAGAATGTACGTATAGCAtgcaaaacaaaacatatattgtaTAACTTTATACATAGGATAATatgaatcaaataaataatttgaatttaatatatataaagatcaaGTTCAAGATTTACCGACTTTGTGATCGAGTTAATCCTTGcaagaaatatttttttttttgtcttctatCCTTGTAGCCGATGAACTACAAAACGCAATAGAGTTAAAATATCAATCGTTCATCCAAATTAATTAATCGAGCTCATGAAACCTTGAGACTTTAATTTATAAGCTAATCACTTTTCACTTGGTCCATCCTTGTCAGATTGTGAACCGAACTCTAATCTTAGCGACATCTCTTAATCAAAATTGTTACCaattaaatacaatttttattgaatgaaataaattaaacaaaacaaaacaaagtcttgtttttttttttttttttttcttaaattgttCAGCGAAATTCttttgttgcttttttttttttatttgtttggtgaaaaacaaaaaatataatgataacaataaaagctaaataaaaaaaaatccactaTTAATGTATTCTATAAAAATCGTTAATTATAAGGCACAATTAGTAATTTAAGATAGTGATTGACTAGTTCATAAATTTAGTTCAAAACAATTCGTGCATTGACATTGAAGAAAACCAAGTTCTGTGTTTACGAATCAAAAGAAGAAAGcaaagaattttttttgttttcacgATATATTATTTAGGGTTAGGGACTCCTGCTGATAAAGTGTTGTAAAACTAGAAAAATAGAACAATACAAAAGACAAGCATATAGAGAGAATGGAGTTCTatatctcattttttttttcttttgaaactgctataattatttattaaaatgctTCGACAAGACGCCTaaacaataaaagaaaagttaCAATTACAAAAGAGAAAAAGGACTCAAAAGCCAAATCGGCCATGATACAAGATGAAGTATACTCAAAGAAACAAATCTCTCTAACATAATAtcaagatataataataatatatcaagatataataataatatatggatatccatcaaatatttattcatattaaGCATCTATTTGTGACCGTGAGTAACAAAACAACAATAACCAATTTTGTGAGGAAAAGTGCAAAACAAGTTATACGTAAATCgtcatattaaattttaatatatagaaaaactATATGGTAACGTATTCACATTTCAATACCATTTTTTTAGCCAAAAACGTCAATTGTTTCTCAACTTAATAACTAAAGTTAATTCTTCAATTTGAACTGGAGATTCTGGCACAAGTTATGTCTTATTTTTCGTTAAAAAAACGCAAGTGATAATTGGTAATAGAAAATGAGGTGGTGGTTTGTCGTATAGGACATAACATGTGGACGGCGACAGTTAAATGGcaagatttttaattaaattattattagggGCATCCTTACGTTACGTAGAATCCTATGATGGTGTCATTGGTGTGTATATATACCTTTTATACTAAGTCTTAATCATTTGATTAATTGTTTATTAGATTTGTataatatgaaattatgaattaattaattcataataAGGAGTTCGTCTTACCTTTATCACACATTCAGACCAACAAATTTACTTTAACGGATGGGTAATATATATACCAtcaaatttatatctatatctatatctctctctctatatatatatatgataaagttattttgagaacttttttttcgagaacctttgagaacttttcaaatcaagcccaactgatgattgttctttacatgaaaattgttttttgattgttttctgaataacttatgtgtaattttaaagtttataattgtgtggaggcatggattatcatccgttatacaattatgcgGAGATTTAGATTCTAGATC includes the following:
- the LOC122602619 gene encoding serine/threonine-protein kinase KIPK1-like isoform X2; the protein is MGSHHGTCEIVELDDEPKLSDSFKKIHQAKVNDKGKKPQGGKTIEDDINKLFEGINVRTSFHGFTHPDEMGGVTPRRNPSKKPMRMSTSSTSGIGYPEPVSLKQALRGLCISQASEMAAMKRLSKVPGSPALSDSGRLPNVYKPIKASECSTSVPEVKELKVGSEESTSMSSRKTPQYPQEPKLKSYNSSPMSTKKVGIAVRLNQILQEPETGDDLSTIEPVQEKKVVSSSSRSSNIAAAESSNSVTNCSEDMPIKSVNKATMKLRRKGKLQNVPSCTSTSNSKLVKSTRVKTVIRNKNIVKKKSKQESPSTSMENITSVTNTSQPVCQRCHCALKDEQKEPSSPPCTSTRSEVHYLKRNNGVVKHDSTLTSCGTNASIVYSNTISKSGDKSEFTQSSNSSIGEYSSSTSISEDSNMSRCSIGNRPHMSMDMRWQAIQDMMKQNGFMGLRHFNLLKKLGCGDIGTVYLAELVGTNCLFAIKVMDNEFLERRKKMPRAHTEREILRMLDHPFLPTLYAHFVSESLSCLVMEYCPGGDLHVLRQKQPGRFYHEQAARFYVAEVLLALEYLHMLGIIYRDLKPENILVRQDGHIMLTDFDLSLRCTVNPTLLQSPSSAAMEPPRMSGPCAGSNCIDPFCIDPSYRYHSLWLSRQKPVLTHSWGPMSILLLKSSKEMAMEVLLIGGHLASSFTSFCMGKHPLKVQEMMRRWPMWFYRTLCFLTPHL
- the LOC122602619 gene encoding serine/threonine-protein kinase D6PKL1-like isoform X1 — translated: MGSHHGTCEIVELDDEPKLSDSFKKIHQAKVNDKGKKPQGGKTIEDDINKLFEGINVRTSFHGFTHPDEMGGVTPRRNPSKKPMRMSTSSTSGIGYPEPVSLKQALRGLCISQASEMAAMKRLSKVPGSPALSDSGRLPNVYKPIKASECSTSVPEVKELKVGSEESTSMSSRKTPQYPQEPKLKSYNSSPMSTKKVGIAVRLNQILQEPETGDDLSTIEPVQEKKVVSSSSRSSNIAAAESSNSVTNCSEDMPIKSVNKATMKLRRKGKLQNVPSCTSTSNSKLVKSTRVKTVIRNKNIVKKKSKQESPSTSMENITSVTNTSQPVCQRCHCALKDEQKEPSSPPCTSTRSEVHYLKRNNGVVKHDSTLTSCGTNASIVYSNTISKSGDKSEFTQSSNSSIGEYSSSTSISEDSNMSRCSIGNRPHMSMDMRWQAIQDMMKQNGFMGLRHFNLLKKLGCGDIGTVYLAELVGTNCLFAIKVMDNEFLERRKKMPRAHTEREILRMLDHPFLPTLYAHFVSESLSCLVMEYCPGGDLHVLRQKQPGRFYHEQAARFYVAEVLLALEYLHMLGIIYRDLKPENILVRQDGHIMLTDFDLSLRCTVNPTLLQSPSSAAMEPPRMSGPCAGSNCIDPFCIDPSCKVSCFSPRILHPHRTRKTKPNPVSLHRSLPQLVAEPTEARSNSFVGTHEYLAPEIIKGDGHGSAVDWWTFGIFLYELLYGKTPFKGSGNDETLANVVLQNLMFPDTPLVSFQARDLIKGLLVKEPENRLGSQRGAAEIKQHPFFDDLNWALIRCAIPPEVPENYDIGLDKSMSMEKAKRYLDYNGSAGGNLEFELF